The genomic interval ATGAGTCAAAATACTTACATAATCAGGATGAGGAAATGCTTTAGCTATATTTAATGCGATTTTTGAATATCTGTTAGTAAATAACTTTTCTAACCCTGGAAATGTTTGATGTAGTGTTTCGACTAACTCAACTTTGAGACAATTTTGGTTGATCTCCATTTCTAAGTGAAAGCGCGCACGTTCTCTCAGTTCAAAGTAGATCTCTTCAGGATGACGTTGTACCTTTGAATCTTTCATTCTAAAGGCAAGAAGTGCGAGTTTATGTGCGTCTGACTTATCTGTTTTCCATGATCTTAACGAATTTGTTTTAAACTTGGCTTCTAGGGGGTTCATTTCTAAGTAATTTATTTTGTGAATTTCACAAAAGTGTTTCATACCTCTTGAATAAACACCTGTTGATTCAAAGAGGATAAACAGGGAATCAAGATGCTTGATATCATTTTTAAGATAACGATAGCCATTTTGATTATTTTGAATGACCAATTCTTTAACGAAAACTTCATCCTTATAATGTGCGACCACACTTTCTGACTTACTGATATCAATACCTAAACAGTTAATAAAAATCATACCTTTCTCTATTGAATTGAGAAGATTTCAACTTTACTTAGCCTTTTTCATTTCATTTTCCTATACACGGTTTCTAAAACCCAACATACTTCAATCAAATTTCAAAAGGAGAGTAAAGCTGATCAGTTTACATTACGGATTCAAAGATCCAAGGGACTGCGCGATCTACTTCTCTCTACAACTATAAAAAATAGCTGTGAAGAAATCTATCGTCATAAATTTCTTCACAGCTAATCTTAGTATGTTTGGTCTTTAAAACAGTTAGGCTTGCGTAACTGATGATTGTAATACGCTGTTATGACAACTATGCAGTGTTAATCATAATTTAAGCAAAATACCTCTTTATTACTGTCAACAGGCATATACTGAAAGTGTATAGAGGAGGTGTTTTTAATGGTTAAGGCTATTATTGAATTTATTAAATTATTACTCTCAATTTTCGTATCTGGTGGTAAGCACTAGTGTGAATCAACTCTTTACGTGTTGCGTATGTGGCATGTAAGGAGTCTTTTTATGCTTTCTTTGATGCTTTTCAGAAGTCATTCGAATCATGTAAGAGAATTTTCTGAACGATAATGTAGTCCCCCCATCTTTTTGCTCCCCAATAGTCCCCTATTTCTTCTTTAAAAGTGAGTGTAGCCGTTTGTCTATGATTATGGTACAACTGAACTAAAGAGGGAATAACACCAATGATACTGTTACCAAGTAGTTTGTTTTTATTCTTATTAGCGATTGTGTTCCAACATATTGTATCTCAAAAAATCAATTACTTTTTTGGGTTTCGGACTAGAAAAACGATGAAAAATCAAAAGAATTGGGAAATAGCTCAAGTCTCCTTTGTCCGTCAACTAAAGGTGATTTTGGATATACGGCTTTATATTCAATTCTATTATGCATTGCGGATATCGTGCTCATTGTTTTAGACAACGATGCGTTACTTGTAACTTCGATGTACAATCGATAGTTCTCGTAGGTATATAGTTGGCCGTTTACCTCAATGTCAATAAAAAGCTGGATGCATAAACTGAATGCATGGATTTTGTGCCTTATCATACAAATGAAAATGGGTTAAATAGATAGAATTCACTTGAT from Staphylococcus sp. MI 10-1553 carries:
- a CDS encoding SdpI family protein, producing the protein MILLPSSLFLFLLAIVFQHIVSQKINYFFGFRTRKTMKNQKNWEIAQVSFVRQLKVILDIRLYIQFYYALRISCSLF